In the Mycolicibacterium thermoresistibile genome, one interval contains:
- the proC gene encoding pyrroline-5-carboxylate reductase codes for MARIAIIGGGNIGEALLSGLLRAGRQVKDLVVAEKDPNRAKYLAEKYGVLVTSVGDAAESATFIVIAVKPGDVEKVIDDIAEAAARADSGTDEQVFVSVAAGVGTGYYEAKLPAGAPVVRVMPNAPMVVGGGVSALAPGRFATPEQLKEVAGIFDAVGGVLTVTEAQMDAVTAVSGSGPAYFFLMAEAMVDAGVAVGLSRAVATGLVAQTMAGSAAMLLDRLDDAAKSAAGAAMDTSPAELRAMVTSPGGTTAAGLRELERGGLRAAVANAVEAAKMRSEQLGITSE; via the coding sequence GTGGCGAGAATCGCGATCATCGGTGGCGGAAACATCGGCGAAGCCCTTCTGTCCGGACTGCTGCGGGCGGGCCGTCAGGTCAAGGACCTGGTGGTCGCCGAGAAGGACCCGAACCGGGCGAAATATCTCGCCGAGAAGTACGGGGTGCTGGTGACCTCGGTCGGCGACGCGGCCGAGAGCGCCACCTTCATCGTGATCGCCGTCAAACCCGGCGATGTGGAGAAGGTCATCGACGACATCGCGGAGGCCGCGGCGCGCGCCGACAGCGGCACCGACGAGCAGGTGTTCGTGTCGGTGGCCGCCGGGGTGGGCACCGGCTACTACGAGGCCAAGCTGCCGGCCGGCGCCCCGGTGGTCCGGGTGATGCCCAACGCCCCGATGGTGGTCGGCGGCGGGGTGAGCGCGCTGGCGCCCGGCCGGTTCGCGACGCCCGAACAGCTCAAGGAGGTCGCGGGGATCTTCGACGCCGTCGGCGGGGTGCTGACCGTGACCGAGGCGCAGATGGACGCCGTCACCGCGGTGTCCGGCTCCGGCCCGGCCTACTTCTTCCTGATGGCCGAGGCGATGGTGGACGCCGGGGTGGCCGTCGGGCTGTCCCGCGCGGTGGCCACCGGTCTGGTCGCCCAGACCATGGCCGGTTCGGCGGCGATGCTGTTGGACCGTCTGGACGACGCCGCGAAATCCGCGGCCGGCGCTGCGATGGACACCAGCCCGGCCGAGTTGCGTGCGATGGTTACCTCGCCGGGCGGTACCACCGCGGCTGGTCTGCGAGAACTCGAACGCGGCGGTTTGCGGGCCGCGGTCGCCAATGCGGTGGAGGCCGCGAAAATGCGCTCTGAACAGCTCGGAATTACATCCGAGTAA
- a CDS encoding helix-turn-helix domain-containing protein, whose product MTSMNGPSGRDSASGKSARDAVDATGGVPRAQFLTVAEVASLMRVSKMTVYRLVHSGELPAVRVGRSFRVHAKAVHDLLESSFFDAG is encoded by the coding sequence ATGACGTCAATGAACGGGCCATCGGGCCGGGATTCGGCGAGCGGGAAGTCGGCGCGTGATGCGGTGGACGCCACCGGAGGTGTGCCGCGAGCTCAATTTCTCACCGTTGCCGAAGTGGCGAGTTTGATGCGGGTCAGCAAGATGACCGTCTACCGACTGGTGCACAGCGGCGAGCTGCCGGCAGTTCGCGTCGGACGGTCGTTCCGGGTGCATGCCAAGGCGGTGCACGACCTGTTGGAATCGTCGTTCTTCGACGCCGGTTAG
- a CDS encoding lysophospholipid acyltransferase family protein, protein MVAGDPKAKVIPLHSDSGRAAQRRIAQRAASVRRHPSMQSDAAVQASEELAGVIRELESARSGSGRSAAAQEQPNELARRIGAVAEFLRKRMTGDYTVDEFGFDPHLNEAVFLPLLRGLFNSWFRVEVSGIENLPDSGAALVVANHAGVLPFDGLMASVAVHDHHPLHRDLRMLAADLVFDLPVVGPAARKAGHTMACAADAHRLLAAGELTAVFPEGYKGLGKRFRDRYKLQRFGRGGFVSAALRSKAPIVPCSIVGSEEIYPMLADVRLLARLLGVPYFPITPLFPAAGPLGLIPLPSKWYIEFGEPIPTADYDESAADDPMITFELTDQVRETIQQTLYQLLTRRRSTFLG, encoded by the coding sequence GTGGTCGCCGGCGATCCGAAGGCGAAAGTGATTCCGCTGCATTCGGATTCGGGTCGCGCTGCGCAGCGCCGGATTGCCCAGCGGGCGGCCAGTGTACGCCGGCACCCGTCGATGCAGTCCGACGCGGCGGTGCAGGCCTCCGAGGAGCTCGCCGGCGTCATCCGGGAATTGGAGTCGGCACGCTCAGGGTCCGGGCGGTCGGCGGCGGCCCAGGAGCAGCCCAACGAACTGGCCAGACGCATCGGCGCCGTCGCCGAATTCCTCCGCAAGCGGATGACCGGCGATTACACCGTCGACGAATTCGGCTTCGATCCGCACCTCAACGAGGCGGTGTTCCTGCCGCTGCTGCGGGGTCTGTTCAACTCCTGGTTCCGGGTCGAGGTCAGCGGTATCGAGAACCTGCCCGACTCCGGTGCGGCCCTGGTGGTGGCCAACCACGCCGGGGTGTTGCCGTTCGACGGACTGATGGCGTCGGTCGCGGTGCACGACCATCACCCGCTGCACCGGGACCTGCGGATGCTCGCCGCCGACCTGGTGTTCGATCTGCCGGTGGTGGGGCCGGCCGCGCGTAAGGCCGGGCACACCATGGCCTGTGCCGCCGACGCCCACCGGCTGCTGGCCGCCGGGGAGCTGACCGCGGTGTTCCCGGAGGGCTACAAGGGGCTGGGGAAGCGGTTCAGGGACCGCTACAAGCTGCAGCGGTTCGGCCGCGGCGGATTCGTCTCCGCCGCGCTGCGCAGCAAGGCGCCGATCGTGCCGTGCTCGATCGTCGGCTCCGAGGAGATCTATCCGATGCTCGCCGACGTGCGGCTGCTGGCGCGGCTGCTGGGGGTGCCGTACTTCCCGATCACCCCGCTGTTCCCGGCGGCCGGGCCGCTCGGGCTCATCCCGCTGCCGTCGAAGTGGTACATCGAGTTCGGCGAACCGATCCCCACCGCCGACTACGACGAATCGGCCGCCGACGATCCGATGATCACCTTCGAACTGACCGACCAGGTCCGCGAGACCATCCAGCAGACCCTCTACCAGCTACTGACCCGCCGGCGCAGCACCTTCCTCGGCTGA
- a CDS encoding 30S ribosomal protein bS22 → MGSVIKKRRKRMSKKKHRKMLRRTRVQRRKLGK, encoded by the coding sequence ATGGGTTCAGTCATCAAGAAACGGCGCAAGCGCATGTCGAAGAAGAAGCACCGCAAGATGCTTCGCCGTACCCGGGTTCAGCGCAGGAAACTCGGCAAGTAA
- a CDS encoding FAS1-like dehydratase domain-containing protein has translation MSIAADIIGTHYRYPDYFEVDREKIREFARAVKNDHPAHFTEEAARECGYDALIAPLTFLAVAGRRVQLEIFNHFDVPINLERMMHRDQKIIFHRPIVAGDKLYFDSYLDSVIESHGTVITEVRGECTDADGNPVITSVVTILGEAAHPDEADELTAQIAARRDAALKQFVASQNRPATGGASAEEGAAPAGQ, from the coding sequence ATGAGCATCGCCGCAGACATCATCGGGACGCACTACCGCTATCCGGACTACTTCGAGGTGGACCGGGAGAAGATCCGCGAGTTCGCCCGCGCGGTGAAGAACGACCATCCCGCCCACTTCACCGAGGAAGCCGCCCGGGAGTGCGGCTACGACGCGCTCATCGCCCCGCTGACCTTCCTGGCCGTCGCCGGCCGCCGGGTGCAGCTGGAGATCTTCAACCACTTCGATGTGCCGATCAACCTCGAGCGGATGATGCACCGCGACCAGAAGATCATCTTCCACCGGCCGATCGTCGCGGGCGACAAGCTGTACTTCGACTCCTATCTGGACTCGGTGATCGAATCGCACGGCACCGTGATCACCGAGGTGCGCGGCGAATGCACCGACGCCGACGGCAATCCGGTGATCACCAGCGTGGTCACCATCCTGGGTGAGGCGGCCCATCCCGACGAGGCCGACGAGCTGACCGCGCAGATCGCGGCGCGCCGCGACGCCGCGTTGAAGCAGTTCGTGGCGTCCCAGAACCGGCCCGCGACCGGCGGGGCGTCAGCCGAGGAAGGTGCTGCGCCGGCGGGTCAGTAG
- a CDS encoding HAD family hydrolase, producing the protein MAESRGVETTPTDASHGPREQETAGKASAEAAVTELAPEPPPPAPPPDLTAAAFFDVDNTLVHGSSLVHFARGLAARNYFSYRDMLRFVYAQAKFQLTGRENSDDVAAGRRKALSFIEGRSVAELIALGEEIYDEIIADKIWPGTLALAQMHLDAGQQVWLVTATPYELAATIARRLGFTGALGTVAESVDGVFTGRLVGDILHGVGKAHAVRNLAVREGLNLRRCTAYSDSYNDVPMLSLVGTAVAINPDAALRSLARERGWEIRDFRTARKAARIGVPSAVALGAAGGALAALAQRRHERR; encoded by the coding sequence GTGGCCGAATCGCGTGGTGTGGAGACGACCCCGACCGACGCCAGCCACGGCCCGCGCGAACAGGAGACGGCCGGTAAGGCCAGCGCCGAAGCAGCGGTGACCGAGCTGGCACCCGAGCCCCCGCCGCCGGCGCCACCACCGGATCTGACCGCCGCGGCGTTCTTCGACGTGGACAACACCCTGGTGCACGGCTCGTCGCTGGTGCACTTCGCCCGCGGGTTGGCCGCACGCAACTACTTCTCCTACCGCGACATGCTGCGGTTCGTCTATGCGCAGGCGAAGTTCCAGCTCACCGGCCGGGAGAACAGCGACGACGTGGCCGCCGGCCGGCGCAAGGCGCTGTCGTTCATCGAGGGCAGGTCGGTCGCGGAACTCATCGCGCTCGGCGAGGAGATCTACGACGAGATCATCGCCGACAAGATCTGGCCCGGCACGCTGGCGCTGGCCCAGATGCACCTCGACGCCGGGCAGCAGGTGTGGCTGGTCACCGCGACGCCCTATGAGCTGGCCGCGACGATCGCCCGGCGGCTGGGGTTCACCGGCGCGCTGGGGACGGTCGCCGAATCGGTCGACGGCGTGTTCACCGGTCGGCTGGTCGGCGACATCCTGCACGGCGTCGGCAAGGCCCACGCGGTGCGCAACCTGGCCGTCCGGGAGGGTCTCAACCTGCGGCGCTGCACGGCGTACTCGGACAGCTACAACGATGTGCCGATGTTGTCGCTGGTGGGCACCGCGGTGGCGATCAACCCGGATGCGGCGCTGCGCAGCCTGGCCCGAGAGCGGGGCTGGGAGATCCGCGACTTCCGCACCGCGCGCAAGGCCGCCCGGATCGGGGTGCCGTCGGCGGTGGCGCTCGGCGCGGCCGGCGGGGCGCTCGCCGCGCTCGCCCAGCGCCGCCACGAACGGCGCTGA
- a CDS encoding SDR family oxidoreductase, which produces MASEDRRNGRSVDAADGTGTGDAAQQPKVVLVTGACRFLGGYLTARLAQNPAIDHVIAVDVATPSKDMLRRMGRAEFIRADIRNPFIAKVIRNGNVDTVVHAAAASYARGSGARATQKEFNVMGAIQLFAACQKAPSVRRVVLKSTSDVYGAHPRDPVVFSEECDARKPPGDGFARDSIDIEGYARGLARRRPDIAVTILRLANLIGPAINSPLTRFLARPVVTTVLGRDPRLQLLHEQDALGALEHATLSGKPGTFNIAAPGIIMMSQAIRRAGRIALPVPRSALSVVDSVVRATRSTELDREQLNYLSYGRVMDTTRMREDLGYSPKWTTVEAFDDYVRGRGLTPIVDPRWVRSMESRAVAVAQRWGR; this is translated from the coding sequence ATGGCATCCGAAGATCGTCGCAACGGCAGGTCGGTGGATGCCGCCGACGGAACCGGGACCGGTGACGCGGCGCAGCAGCCGAAGGTCGTTCTGGTCACCGGGGCGTGCCGGTTCCTCGGCGGATACCTGACCGCGCGGTTGGCGCAGAACCCGGCGATCGACCATGTGATCGCCGTGGACGTCGCGACACCGAGCAAGGACATGCTGCGGCGTATGGGGCGCGCCGAGTTCATCCGCGCCGACATCCGAAACCCCTTCATCGCCAAGGTGATCCGCAACGGCAACGTGGACACCGTGGTGCACGCCGCGGCGGCCTCCTACGCCCGGGGATCGGGTGCACGCGCCACCCAGAAGGAATTCAACGTGATGGGCGCGATCCAGCTGTTCGCGGCCTGTCAGAAGGCGCCGTCGGTGCGCCGGGTGGTGCTCAAGTCCACCTCGGACGTGTACGGGGCCCATCCCCGCGATCCGGTGGTGTTCTCCGAGGAGTGCGATGCGCGCAAACCGCCCGGCGACGGTTTCGCCCGCGACAGCATCGACATCGAGGGCTACGCCCGCGGCCTGGCGCGGCGCCGGCCCGACATCGCGGTCACCATCCTGCGGCTGGCCAACCTGATCGGGCCGGCGATCAACAGCCCGCTGACCCGGTTTCTGGCCCGTCCGGTGGTCACCACCGTGCTGGGCCGGGACCCGCGCCTGCAACTACTGCACGAACAGGACGCCCTGGGCGCGCTCGAGCACGCGACGCTCTCCGGGAAACCGGGCACGTTCAACATCGCCGCACCCGGGATCATCATGATGTCGCAGGCGATCCGGCGGGCCGGCCGGATCGCGTTGCCGGTGCCGCGATCGGCGCTGTCCGTCGTCGATTCGGTGGTGCGCGCGACCCGCTCCACCGAGCTGGATCGCGAGCAACTCAACTACCTGAGTTACGGCCGGGTCATGGACACCACGCGGATGCGTGAGGATCTGGGTTACTCGCCCAAGTGGACGACGGTGGAGGCGTTCGACGATTATGTACGTGGCCGTGGATTGACCCCGATCGTCGACCCGCGGTGGGTACGCTCAATGGAGAGCCGTGCGGTGGCAGTGGCTCAGCGGTGGGGACGTTGA